One Gemmatimonadaceae bacterium DNA window includes the following coding sequences:
- a CDS encoding penicillin-binding transpeptidase domain-containing protein has protein sequence MRRPSRLTIISLALLVFAAALLAQSAKLQLVEGDLWAQRARALHFDSDTVPAPRGPILDASGTVLVDSHELVHVDIAPREVLDGPRLADLLREMRVSPGLIQRATDPMVKWVSLPELYIASEIAALTNMRGVHPKTVMQRDFATAGGIRRIVGRVGADGRALDGIELAMDGVLRGDSTGTRRAVDVRGRGIDAPAAWRSPPRAGSSLTLTINETLQEICERALVRASDSLQADGGDIVVMNPFSGEILAMASRRANPGTVANTAVAEPFEPGSTLKPFIAAALLQRGRARPDEVVETFNGRAVLEGRLVTDDHKALQLSLSDVIRYSSNIGIVRFAERLTPREKFETLRDFGFGIGTGIPLPAEAEGTLREPSRWNRTSGSSIVMGYEVAVTPLQLVAAYAAIANGGELMEPHLVKEIRSPDGDLIYRAKPRVIRRVVSPAVARDVQQMLLGVVESGTATRADLATYLLGGKSGTARRTVQGKGYVLGNYTASFVGLFPADRPQYVVLVKLDSPRQAYYGGEIAAPVTKVILRAALAARDAALDRSELASVERVRRVTGSVDTLAEAGAAAVLATTSSNDGSAGVGEEEAAARQAVTIALPHVARARPLDQSERPVPDISGLALRDAVRALHHSGFRVRLVPQRGTATLPPAGTLVAAGSVVELQHIR, from the coding sequence GTGAGACGCCCTAGCCGCCTGACGATCATCTCCCTGGCCCTTCTGGTCTTTGCCGCCGCGCTTCTGGCGCAGTCGGCAAAGCTCCAGCTCGTCGAGGGAGATTTGTGGGCACAGCGCGCGCGAGCACTGCATTTCGATTCGGACACAGTGCCGGCTCCGCGCGGCCCGATTCTCGATGCATCGGGAACCGTGCTCGTGGACAGCCATGAGCTGGTTCACGTGGACATCGCCCCACGCGAAGTCCTGGACGGTCCGCGGCTCGCGGACCTGCTGCGCGAGATGCGCGTTTCCCCCGGGCTGATCCAGCGCGCCACTGACCCGATGGTGAAGTGGGTCTCGCTTCCGGAGCTCTATATCGCGTCCGAGATAGCCGCACTCACCAACATGAGAGGCGTGCATCCGAAGACCGTCATGCAGCGCGACTTTGCAACCGCAGGGGGAATAAGGAGAATCGTCGGACGGGTCGGCGCAGACGGGCGGGCGCTCGACGGGATAGAGCTTGCGATGGACGGCGTGTTGCGGGGGGACAGTACCGGGACGAGGCGTGCGGTGGATGTTCGTGGTCGCGGGATCGATGCCCCGGCGGCGTGGCGGTCGCCGCCGAGGGCGGGCTCCAGTCTCACACTCACGATCAACGAGACGCTCCAGGAGATCTGCGAGCGCGCTCTGGTTCGAGCCAGTGACAGTCTGCAGGCAGACGGGGGAGACATAGTAGTAATGAATCCCTTCAGCGGCGAGATTCTGGCGATGGCGAGCCGGCGCGCGAATCCCGGCACGGTGGCCAACACAGCCGTGGCTGAGCCGTTCGAGCCCGGGTCGACCCTCAAGCCCTTCATCGCCGCCGCTCTTCTCCAGCGCGGCCGCGCGCGCCCCGACGAGGTAGTCGAGACGTTCAACGGTCGGGCCGTGCTCGAGGGCCGACTCGTCACCGATGACCACAAGGCACTCCAGCTCTCGCTGAGCGACGTCATTCGGTACTCCAGCAACATTGGAATCGTCCGCTTTGCGGAACGGCTCACTCCCCGTGAGAAATTCGAGACTCTGCGTGACTTCGGATTTGGGATTGGAACCGGTATTCCACTTCCTGCGGAAGCGGAGGGCACTCTGCGCGAGCCGTCTCGCTGGAACCGCACGTCGGGATCCTCAATAGTCATGGGCTACGAGGTTGCGGTCACGCCGCTGCAGCTGGTTGCCGCCTATGCCGCGATTGCAAATGGCGGGGAGCTCATGGAGCCGCACCTCGTGAAGGAGATACGGTCACCTGACGGCGATCTGATCTACCGCGCTAAGCCGCGAGTCATTCGCCGCGTCGTCAGTCCCGCCGTGGCGCGCGACGTTCAGCAGATGCTTCTCGGAGTTGTCGAAAGCGGCACCGCAACGAGAGCTGATCTCGCGACCTATCTCCTCGGCGGCAAGAGCGGCACGGCGCGCCGCACAGTGCAGGGAAAGGGATATGTCCTCGGCAACTATACTGCTTCCTTCGTCGGACTTTTCCCCGCCGACAGGCCGCAATACGTCGTGCTCGTAAAGCTCGACAGTCCGCGGCAGGCCTACTATGGCGGCGAGATAGCGGCCCCGGTGACAAAGGTGATACTCCGCGCCGCCCTCGCCGCGCGCGACGCCGCGCTCGACAGGTCCGAGCTCGCGAGTGTCGAGCGGGTGCGACGCGTGACGGGCTCAGTAGATACGCTCGCCGAAGCAGGAGCCGCTGCGGTCCTGGCGACGACGAGCTCGAACGATGGATCGGCGGGAGTGGGGGAAGAGGAAGCTGCAGCGCGACAGGCCGTGACGATCGCGCTCCCCCATGTTGCGCGTGCAAGGCCGCTCGATCAATCGGAGCGGCCGGTGCCCGACATATCCGGACTCGCCCTTCGCGATGCGGTTCGCGCGTTGCATCATTCAGGATTCCGCGTCCGTCTGGTGCCCCAGCGGGGAACCGCTACTCTGCCTCCCGCAGGTACGCTGGTGGCTGCGGGCAGCGTCGTCGAACTTCAGCACATTCGGTGA
- the rsmH gene encoding 16S rRNA (cytosine(1402)-N(4))-methyltransferase RsmH, which translates to MIPGAPEGGAWDSAYHAPVLVDEVRGVFEGAKTILDCTLGGGGHSAALLAVGADVTAMDRDPNAVGAARERLAAEEAAGRFRIILGNFAEADRLLPHQRQKFEGILADLGVSSHQIDEASRGFSFREGAPLDMRMDPAAGMTAADLLNTLEEAELVTVLRDYADEIRARSLAREIVRRRRTVPFESSDDLVRAIRGALGARSGPSDFARIFQGFRIAVNDELASLERALPILRDHLDPGGVLAVIAYHSGEDRIVKHAMREWSRDCICPPRQLECTCGGKALGELVTRKATKASAEEISRNPRARSARLRAWRRAA; encoded by the coding sequence ATGATTCCGGGGGCACCGGAGGGCGGCGCGTGGGACAGCGCCTACCACGCGCCGGTGCTCGTGGATGAGGTGAGGGGAGTTTTCGAAGGAGCAAAAACAATTCTCGATTGCACTTTGGGGGGCGGCGGACATTCCGCCGCCCTTCTTGCAGTCGGGGCGGATGTCACCGCGATGGATCGCGACCCGAATGCGGTCGGCGCGGCGCGCGAACGGCTCGCAGCCGAAGAGGCGGCGGGCCGATTTCGCATTATATTGGGCAACTTCGCAGAGGCAGACAGGTTGCTCCCGCACCAGCGACAGAAATTCGAAGGTATTCTCGCCGACCTTGGCGTTTCGTCGCATCAGATTGACGAAGCGTCGCGCGGGTTTTCGTTTCGCGAAGGCGCGCCGCTGGACATGCGCATGGATCCGGCCGCCGGAATGACCGCGGCAGATCTGCTCAACACACTCGAAGAAGCCGAGCTGGTCACCGTGCTTCGCGACTATGCCGACGAGATTCGCGCGCGCAGTCTCGCGCGCGAGATCGTCCGTCGCCGGCGAACGGTGCCGTTCGAATCGAGCGACGATCTCGTCCGGGCCATTCGCGGAGCGCTCGGGGCGAGAAGCGGTCCCTCTGATTTCGCGAGAATCTTCCAGGGTTTTCGGATTGCCGTGAACGACGAGCTCGCCTCGCTGGAGCGCGCGCTTCCGATCCTGCGCGACCACCTCGATCCCGGAGGAGTGCTCGCGGTAATCGCGTACCACTCCGGAGAAGACAGGATCGTGAAGCATGCAATGCGGGAATGGAGCCGCGATTGCATCTGCCCGCCACGGCAGCTGGAATGCACGTGCGGGGGCAAAGCGCTGGGTGAGCTCGTGACGCGCAAAGCCACGAAGGCCTCTGCTGAAGAAATCTCCCGCAATCCCCGCGCGCGCAGCGCGCGCCTTCGTGCATGGCGACGCGCCGCGTAG